One [Clostridium] saccharolyticum WM1 DNA segment encodes these proteins:
- a CDS encoding helix-turn-helix domain-containing protein, giving the protein MDVINSIVAENIKRLRTQRKMSLDAAAKASGVSKSMLGQIERGEVNPTIAMVWKIAYGFKVPFTELVSCPEPAYEVVDTAKMQPLLEDNGRCRNYPVFSFDSTRRFEMMYLELDPGSRLKADPHLENTQEFIMVFSGELRLQAGEARFTAVRGGGVRFQADCPHEYHNSSEEICRLSVVIYYPN; this is encoded by the coding sequence TTGGATGTTATTAATTCCATCGTTGCAGAAAATATAAAGAGACTGAGAACGCAGAGAAAGATGAGCCTGGATGCTGCAGCAAAGGCATCGGGAGTCAGCAAAAGCATGCTGGGGCAGATCGAACGGGGAGAGGTGAACCCCACCATTGCCATGGTTTGGAAAATCGCATACGGATTTAAGGTCCCCTTTACGGAGCTGGTAAGCTGTCCGGAGCCAGCGTACGAGGTGGTAGATACGGCGAAAATGCAGCCCCTTCTTGAGGATAACGGACGCTGCCGTAATTACCCTGTTTTTTCCTTTGACAGTACCAGACGCTTTGAAATGATGTACCTCGAGCTTGATCCTGGCAGCCGCTTAAAGGCTGATCCTCACCTGGAAAATACCCAGGAGTTTATCATGGTTTTTTCAGGGGAGCTTAGGCTCCAGGCAGGCGAAGCCCGGTTTACGGCGGTCCGTGGAGGCGGGGTCCGTTTTCAGGCAGACTGTCCTCATGAGTATCACAACAGCAGCGAGGAAATCTGCCGCTTAAGCGTGGTGATTTATTACCCAAATTAA